CGACGTTCGCGACATCCCCTGATGCGGGACCCAAGCCTACACaatcgttttcttcgtgaCCACCTTCTGCAAGTCTCCGCAATATGGTTCCTTCAGTTTCACTGTTGGTCTTCAGCGCTTGTTGCCGGCACTGATGCAGCTTGAAAAAGCCCAGTAAGAGTCCCAAGACAGCTGTCACCAACAAGCCCACTAGGCTCAGGGGCACCTCCTTTCTACGAGGTGAGGCATGCGATTTTCCTTCATGGAGGCGGCTTCTGCATCGGAGCACGCAGATACGCATAACCTCTCTTCGTCATCCCGGGTAGAGTGTGTACCAATCGAGCTCTCGACGAACTCCCGAAATGCCCGTGCACGCAAGCTCACGACGACCGACAGTTTTCAATACGGGTGGACTCTAGAAACTGACACTGGCACTGTATTTGGACATGAACCGTTAATGTGCTGGATGAAGAGAGCCAGTCACGCTGAAATCGAGTATCTAGACAAGTTCTGTGAAATCCTTTCGACGTAGCCTCGTTGCGGCCCTGTACGTCCTCCTGGGTTCAAGAGAAGCTTACGTCAACGTCAAATCTCTATGTGTAACTCCTACCTCCTCGAACTGTTCAGACGGTCATGGAGTTGCGTTTGTTGTCGAGGGGAGAATGAGAACGGCAAGGACGAACCTGCAACGGTGGCATTGGCCGCGCTGATGGTAGCCGGTGCCGATTCCATAGTTTCTACTGCCATTGTCAGACTCTCAACACGGCTGTAGCTCAGAGTGCCCGAAACCACAATTAATAAAACGATCGTTAGgaccacagaaaaaagattTACCATCACAGACAAAGGACCAAGGAACACATGGCTGCTCAGCTCCGCGGCCGCCCCGTGCCCGCTGTGGGGACCGCCAGCATGACTTTGCGATGCGCGCGCTGTCGGAAAAGGATGACTCGTCGTAAACTTCCAGTCGTTGTTTTTAGTTTTAACTAAGGTGAGTGCACGCTGTAGTTCGTACAACATACGGCAAAACGCCAAGGAAACACGCGTGATTCTGCCAGCTGTAGTTGTACTGCTCGCTTCAGTGGTCAGAGCGTGCGTGCGAGTGTGCGTGTGTTCGCCGGACCCCGAAAGCGTTGCCACACATGATCCGTGGCTATCGCAGTCAAACATCGAACAGCATTCACATACATGCTCCTGAAAAGGTCTCGATAGTGAATCTTGCCTCATAGGGTAGCGTGCAAGTCGAAGGCATAATATTTCGAAACTGTCTGCTCCGCGCTCCAACGAAGCGTACTAATCAAGACGCCAGTCCCCAGCGACGTGGCGAGGGCGAGTCATGTTTCAAGACTGGACTCGACTGCGTGTCGCGTGACAAACCTACCAACACCTGTCCCACTTCCGACGAAAGTATTCAAATGGCTGTGATGCATTAGAAACAGTGCATTCTGTGGTGTCATCGCAACATGATAGCACTTTGCCGTCGGCGGACTGATAAGACAAGTACATTCAGGAAGGGTTTAATACGTCGATCTCCTAGACAACATCGGGACGACGACAGTGTCGAGCACCAGGACAGCAGCTGAGCACCGTTCGATGGCACGCAAACGTCAAGCAGTAAGCCATTTGTGGTGCTCAGTGCTTGCCGATGTTTGTGTATAAGGGAAGTGGATTTTCTCGAAGTCTAAGACAGGAACGTGGTTCATTATTAAGCGTCGGTTTCTGCGGTGTCACCTCACGCACCCCTCCCTATAACACTACCCCAACAGAACTTAAGAAAGTCCTCGCGACAACCGCGAACCTTGGGTTGCGCCGAAACATCGCATAAAGAAGTACATCAATCAGCGTTCCGTTTCTCAGCACCCCACgatttttttgtttttttcgtaTAAAACTCATCTGCCTCGGACGAAGGGGAATATCCCCTGTAGAAGTAAATATGAACGAAACAGAAATGCGCgagcgttttctccctgGTGACGTACTGGCATGCGCCAGTGAAACCGGTCCTCACACGGATGTTTCGCCGATTCTTCCTCGTTAATGAGCACTGTGGTCGTGATATCTCCGTACAAGTGACATTGGCTGGCCACTGGTGTCGCCATGTGCCCATAGGGTGTCAATGTTGATGTGTCATCGCTCGGCTGTGGACGCTCCGCCGCGGACAAACACCTCAGTCAAACGCAGTCTACTGCGACAGCGCTGGATGAAATATGAAACATACCACTACCCCCGAAAAACAGTGGTGGCAGAGATCACGCCACCTAATTCGCTTAGCGCTAACTGTAGGTCTGTTCATCCCAGTCATTCACAAAAAAACTAGTAAGAA
This portion of the Toxoplasma gondii ME49 chromosome III, whole genome shotgun sequence genome encodes:
- a CDS encoding Toxoplasma gondii family B protein (encoded by transcript TGME49_276230~Signal peptide predicted by SignalP 2.0 HMM (probability 0.991) with cleavage site probability 0.700 at residue 22~Predicted trans-membrane domain (TMHMM2.0):1-24:92-115); translated protein: MVNLFSVVLTIVLLIVVSGTLSYSRVESLTMAVETMESAPATISAANATVAGSSLPFSFSPRQQTQLHDRLNSSRRSRLHEGKSHASPRRKEVPLSLVGLLVTAVLGLLLGFFKLHQCRQQALKTNSETEGTILRRLAEGGHEENDCVGLGPASGDVANVVYD